The Quercus robur chromosome 3, dhQueRobu3.1, whole genome shotgun sequence DNA segment aaaaaaaaaaaaaaatccttctacTGAGCCTTGTCCACATTGTCGACGGGCTGAGGAACCGTCTCCGTGTCAGGCTCAGCTTGATCAACTTTCGTTGGTGCAGACGCCCCGTCAACAACGGCATCGTCGACATCAAAGAGGTCGTCTGTATCCTCTGAGGCAACAGGCACGACGGATGACTGAACCGGGTCTTCAACTTTGAACTTGGAAGCGTCCACGTCTGGATAAGCTTGCTTGACTTGACGGAGGGCGTCCATGAAGCCCTGATGGAAAGAATCGCCCAGCTCAGTGATTAGGGCGTCGGAGTCACGGTATTCACGAACCGCCACGTCCTTAGCCTGACGGACTTCATTTTTCAGCTCTGCTATCTCTTTGTCCTTGCTTTCTAGAGCCTTCTTTGCTTCCTCCGTCATCTGTTCAAGGCTCTTCCTTGCCTTCTCCGAAAGCTCAAGCTTCTTCTCTATCTTGGGTCTCCAATTTCGCAACTGGAGGAGTTCTTCC contains these protein-coding regions:
- the LOC126720027 gene encoding uncharacterized protein LOC126720027 produces the protein MAEPPKTVTPTKHGVGKGLMKGPSKDDEKPPVLLREDSKHALEQISSIISAEDYEDLGNHSTEAMGETGLFAITQAMVMMKGLMGRCLSHETALDRVRAKAEKTEEELLQLRNWRPKIEKKLELSEKARKSLEQMTEEAKKALESKDKEIAELKNEVRQAKDVAVREYRDSDALITELGDSFHQGFMDALRQVKQAYPDVDASKFKVEDPVQSSVVPVASEDTDDLFDVDDAVVDGASAPTKVDQAEPDTETVPQPVDNVDKAQ